In the Enterococcus rotai genome, CCCCGTCGATCCGAGCCGACTCGATGATCGACTCAGACACTGAGCGTTTAAAAAATGTCCGCATCACAATAATATTAAACGGACTAACTGCCATTGGCAAAATCAACGCCCAAATCGTATCTTTTAATTGAAGTAAATTCGTCATCACCAAGTAGTTTGCGACCATCCCTGGAGAAAATAACATCGTGATCAAACAAAATACCGTGAAAAACCGACGAAACGGAAAATTAGATCTAGAAATCACATAGGCATACAAGGATGTGGCTGTACTATTGATCAGTGTGCCGACCAAGGTAACCAAGACCGTCACAAATAATGCTTGAAAAATTTTATCCTGCATTTGATCAAATAAATAAGTGTAGCCAAAGATACTAAGCTCCTTAGGCCAAAAACTATATCCATGAGCGGCTAGTGCTGTTTCATTACTAAGTGAGATCGCCACAACAAATAAAAACGGCAACACACAAGAGAGAGCAAAAACAGCGATCAGCACATTAAAAAATAAATTGACTGGTTTATTAAACGAACGAATTTCTACTTTTGAAACTGGCTTTTTCCTCAATGTTTTCACTCCTCCTTAGAATAATGCCGAATCATTGTCAAAACGACGAACGATCCCATTTGTCACCATCAACAGAACAAATCCAACTGTTGACTGATACAATCCAGCTGCTGCCGTCATTCCGATGTCCCCTGTCGCAGTCAAACCATTAAAGATATACGTATCTAAAACTGACGTAACTTGGTACAACGAACCAGAATTACGCGGCACATTATAGAACAAACCAAAGTCCGCTCTAAAAATATTTCCCACTGCTAAAATCGTCATGATCGTCATCAAAGGTAATAATTGCGGAATCGTAACATTCTTGATTTGTTGCCATTTGCTGGCGCCATCAACCATTGCGGCCTCATAATACGTTGGATCGATCCCCATAACAGAAGCAAAATAAATAATACTATTATAGCCAATCCCTTTCCACGTTCCGATAAAGACTAAAATGAACGGCCAAAACTTCGGTTCACTATACCAATTGATTGGCGTGCCGCCACGACTTGAAATCCATTGATTAAAAATCCCTTTATCTGGGCTTAAAAAGGCATAAACAAAATATCCTATAATAACCCAAGATAAGAAATAAGGTAATAGAGACATCGTTTGATAGACTTTTACCAAACGCTTATTCCGCAGTTCACTCATCACGATTGCAAAAAATACAGAAATGACAAGGTTCAAAACAATAAAGGTCACGTTGTACAACACTGTATTTTTCGTAATCAGAAATGCATCATTAGAAGAAAACAAAAACTTGAAATTCTCTAAGCCAACCCACGGACTCTCCTTTAAGCTAGCAATAAACCCGTCTGGTGAAATATGGAAGTCTTTAAACGCCACCACATTGGTCAATACTGGAATATAAAAGAAAAAAATCATCCAAACCATCGCCGGAATCGCCATCAAAATCAACGCTTTATACCGCCAAACATTGTTAAAAAACAGCGCACTCTTTGACTTTTTCTTCATCTACTCAACTCCTTTCATCAAATTGTCTACAATAGAATTGTAGCGCTTCCAAAAAAGAATGAGAATAAACAAAATATAGATATTCTTATAAAAAATATAGATATTGGCCAATTTCGATCATAAATCATCGTTACTTAAATCAGTGAAAATTGTCCCTTTTAACTCCTCTGTGTAATCGTTACGATTTCATCTGTATAAAATTCAAAAAAGAGATTATTCATATATTTAAAAACGATATTTATATTTATTTATATCAAAAAAAAGATAAATAAATTAAATTTTTCAAAGATTACTAACATTCAATATGATATAATTAAATTCCAATCTATCTTACAAATAGGTTGAAATAAAATTATTTCTAGGAGGAGAATATGAAAAAAAGAGGTTGGTTGTTAGGTTTAGTATTATTATTTCCACTAACAAGTTATGCAGAGGAGCCGCAAATTCCTATTGAAGGAACTGTTGACACCTTGAAACAAGAGGTGTTAGCTAAACCTCAGCTACGTACGGATAATGTCGGTAAATCATCTTTGTTTACAAAAGAAGAAATACAAAAGCTCCAAGCCTTTCAAGATGAGTATTGGGCAATTCGTAACAATGATGTCACTGCAGGAAAATTTAAGGTTGCACCTATCATTGGACCCGATCAATACACACTGGGAGAATTTAATCCAAATACGCTGGATAATGCTACGGCTTATGTGAATCTTCTTCGTAAATCGGCAGGAATGGTCCCAGTCAAATGGACAAAAGAGCGTGTAGAGATTGCTCAATATGGAGCTGTTGGTGTTGCTGGAACACGCCAGTTAACACACAATTTAGATCAATTTGAAAAACCTAAAGGAATGACGGATGATTTTTGGCAAAATGCTGTTTCAGCAGCACGATATAGTAATCTAGGAAAGTATGGATTTCGAAGAGATGATATCGACTCTGTACCATCCTTACCATTGAATACTGTGACAGATGCTTATATGTATGAACCCGGAGCAGGAAATTTCCAAGTAGGACATCGTACTGTTATTTTGAACCCTTATTATCAAACGGTCGGGTTTGGCTTTGCCGAATTAAAAATTCCACAAGAAAAGACAGTAGAATTCTCAGAAGCACTATATGCACAAGGCGATGGTAGTAACACCGTTACTAAGGACCATATTGCGACATGGCCTACTAACCAAACCTTTCCATTGCAGTACGTAGGGAACGACTTCCGCTGGTCTCTGCATTTTTACAACGAAGGCTATGGATTCAATCGTGAGCAGTTAAAGGTGACATTGACTCAAGATAATAGTGGAAAAACCTGGACATTCACAGATCAACAAAGTGATGGAGAATACACCGTAACCAGTATTTGGGGGTATAACTCAGTTATTTTTGCTCCGAAAGACATCAACTATCAAGAAGGTGATTCTTTCACGGTTAAGGTCGATGGTTTAACTGGAACAAAATCTAGTTACCAATATCAGACAAAGTTGTATGATTTAACTAAAAAATACGAAGTTGAGCAAGTAAAAGGAACCTACGGAACTGCACCATGGACGTGGGATGAGGATACACAAACGCTGACTTTTAGTGCAGGAGAATTTCCAGAAACTGGCTGGAATAACAATATTCAAAGACATATTGAAAACCACAGCTTATTGAAAGGCAAAAAAATCAAAAAAATCAACTTCAGCCAAGATGTGACCTTATCCAGTGTCTCAGCATTCTTATTTGAAAGTTTGTCTGAACTAGAAGAAATCGAAGGAACACAGCATCTTAAAACGGATAAAGTAACAAATATGTCACGTATGTTTAGCCGTACAAAATTGAAAAGCTTAGATCTATCTAGCTGGAATGTTGAAAATGTAGGAGATATGAACGGCCTTTTCCGGTCAACCGATTCACTAAAACAAGTTAAATTAGCCAATTGGAACACCAAAAATGTGAAAAATATGGATCAAGTATTTTATTCTATGCAGGTACTTGAGAGCTTAGATATCGCAAATTGGAATACAGAAAATGTCACGAGTATGAACGAAATGTTTGCATATTCAAATTCTTTAACATCCTTGGAACTTTCCAACTGGAATACTAAAAACGTAACCACTATGCGCGGTATGTTTGCTCGAATGTCTGCATTAAAATCTGTTGGTGTAGCAAATTGGGATACTAGCAAGGTTAACGATATGGCAGTGATGTTTAATGAAAATTATGCGTTAGAACAAATAGATGTTTCCAAATGGGATACTAAAAATGTGGAAAATACGGGCAGTATGTTTAGTGATAATCGTTCATTAAAGAGTTTGGATCTGTCCAATTGGGATACTCGCAACAATAGGATTATGGGTTACATGTTCAAAGGGACAAAAAATTTAGATACCTTGACACTAGGTCAGTCAACTCGGCTTCATAAAACAGGGTTACTGGAAAAGAAAGATGCCCCTCATTCTGGTAAATGGGTTCATGAAAATGGACAAAAATATTATTTGAGCTCTAAAGACTTGGAAACAACCTATGATGGTAGTCATGCTGGAACATACACACGGGAAAAAGGCGAGTTAAAACGCTTTGGTACAGTTTCTTGGACATGGGATGAACCAACTCAAACCGTTACATTTAAATCTGGCGAATTTCCAGAATCTAGCTGGGGCTATAACATCCAGCGACAAGTAGAATGGAACGCTGCTTTGAACGGCAAAAAAATTAAAAAAATCAACTTCAAACAAGATGTGACCTTAGCTAAGGTCTCAGCCTTTTTATTTGAAGGTTTGTCTGAACTAGAAGAAATCGAAGGAACACAGCATCTTAAAACGGATAAAGTAACAAACATGTCACGTATGTTTAGCCTTACAAAATTGAAAAGCTTAGATCTATCTAGCTGGAACGTTGAAAATGTAGTGGATATGAATGGGCTTTTCCTTTCATCCACATTACTACAACAAGTCAAATTAGCGAATTGGAACACCAAAAGTGTAACCAATATGGCGCAAGTATTTTCTGGTCTGCAAGCACTTGAAAGCTTAGATATCGCAAATTGGAATACAGAAAATGTCACAAGTATGCACGAAATGTTTTTAGGTTCAAATTCTTTAACCTCATTGGAGCTTTCCAACTGGAATACTAAAAATGTGACCACTATGCGCAATATGTTTTCTCGAATGTCCGCATTAAAATCTGTTGGTGTAACAAATTGGGATACTAGCAAAGTGAATGACATGGCTCAGATGTTCCATGAAAATTATGCTTTGGAGCAAATAGATGTTGCTAACTGGAATACTAGTAATGTAAAAAATATGGGCGGCATGTTTAGAGACAATCGTTCATTAAAGAGTTTGGATCTATCAAATTGGGACACGCGCAACAATAATATTATGAACGCTATGTTTTATGGCACCGACTCACTAGATACATTAACGCTAAATGAAGCATTTCGTTTCAAAGATACTCGTCTACCCGAAAAACAAAACCGGCAATATACAGGACGCTGGATTCACGAAAATGGGCAGCATAGCTATCTAAATTCGAAAGAGTTTCAAACAAACTATGATGGCTCTACTTATGGAACTTATACACGCGAAATCGTTAAGTAAAAAGGAAATCAGAAGAACTCATCTAAAATCAATAAAAAAAGACTGAATAAGATATAATGCCCCTAAAAAAACTATCTTTTTTGGGGTATTACATCTACCTCAGTCTCTTTAGTAGAGGAAAGCTAGCTTAGCCTTCCTCTACTCTTTCTTTTACTATTAAACAGGTTTCATGCTTCTTTTACGCTTTTCAAAATATAGTAGCCTTTGTCTTTTGTCACGATTTCCACATTGCCAAAGACTTCAGTCATTTTTTTCTCAGCACTTGGCGCACCTTGTTTCTTTTGGATCACGACAGTTAATGTTCCATCGACAAGTAGTCTAGGATACGCTTCACTTAAAATTTCATGCACCACTTTTTTCCCCGCTCGAATCGGCGGATTGCTAATGATTGCAGCGTATTGCTGTTCATGGGTATCAGCGTAGATATTTGATGTGTGGATATCGACATTTTCAACATGATTTTTCTTCGCATTTTCTTGCGCTAAAGCCACCGCTCGCTGATTAACATCGATCATTTCTACCGTTCTGCCACTTAACGAAGCCAATGTTAAGCCAATTGGGCCGTAACCGCAACCGACATCTAGCAACTTGCCTTCTGGAAGATTTTCCCACTCAAAAGCATCGATCAACACACGGGAACCAAAGTCCACTGTATTACGGGAAAACACACCACTATCGGTTAAAAACTGAAACTTCTTCCCTCTTAATTCAAACGACCACTGCTCTAAATCATGAGGCAAATCTGGATTTTCTGTATAATAATGATTATTCATTTTCTTCTTCCTAACTATTTTCTTTTGTCATCAGTCTACCTTTTATTTCTCGAACAATCAAGGCAGCGAGTAAGTCATAACCCGTTCTAGAAAAATGTAGTCCATCTGCTTGTAAAAATTCATCTGTGCCAGGGTAAACCACCATTGCTTTATATACATCGATGACAGGAATTTCGTATCTCGCCCCGATTACTTTTACTCGTTCTACATATTCACGAATCCGGTCATCATCTCGCGTTGGTTTTCTAGCACAATCTACATAGGGCGGTGTGAGTAAAATGACTTTTTCTTTGCCAATTTTAGCGATCATTGCTTCGATGTTTTCTGCATATTTTTCTAAAGGCACTAGATTGTCACTATTCGTGTCATTCGCCCCGAAAAAGATCGTTACGATATCAGCTTTTTCTACTAAGACTTCTTTTTCTAAACGTTTCATTGCGTCTTGCGTGGTATCTCCTGGCATCCCAGCATTTACGATCATCACTTCTTCATAATGTTGAGCCGCCAGATCTTCTGTGATCAGATTTTGTAAAATCGGCGTGATGACTTCTTCGCCATATCCTGCTGTGATACTATCTCCAAATAAAACAATTTTTTTCATTAGGTATTTTCCTTTCTCAACTTGTTTTCTTTATTTATCATACCATTGAAAAGGCTGTTTTGCCGAGGCAAAGAATTATTTCAGAGTAGTTCCACTTTAAATGAGAATTCTTAATTCTATTTATGTTTAGTAGAATAAAAAAACAGACCTTAAAGGTTTGTATTTCAGACAAAAAACAAATTAAAAACAACTAATTGATTTGACATAACATTCACATTATTATATAATCAAATTCAACTAATTCGCGATTAGTAAAAAATATAATAGGTGGTTAAGATATGAAAAAAAGAAATTGGTTATTTGTTGGTACCGTTATACTTTCTACACACATTTTTTCTGCTACACAAGTCCTTGCAGTTGAAGATTCTGAAATCAGTACAACTTCAGAAGTGAATAATTTAAATGATTTGAATTCGATTTTTCCAGAAAGCGAACAATGGGAAGAGGATATGAAAAATGAAGCAAATAACGCTCCAGTTGAAATAGATCCAAAGGCTGTTGGACGCGCTAGAGCAGGATCATGGTCATGGCGCGACGGTGTCATTTGTATAACAGATTCATATGCTTCTAGTCCCCTTTTTAATAACGGTCATGCGGGAATCATGGGTGCTAGTCGCTGGTATACAACAGTTGAAGCCAACCCTAATGACGGAGTACAATTTAAAAGCGGTGATTGGCCTTCTCGTTTCGGCGGTCAAGTATGGCAAGTTGGCGTAAAAAGTACATCAGTTGCACAAGATAAAAAAGCTGCCTTATGGGCAGAAAAACAGGTTGGAAAAAAATACAATAACAATTTTTTGAATAGAGGTACCAGAAGTACTTTCTATTGCTCTCAGCTAGTTTGGGCAGCATATAAAGACACAGCTAACGTTGACTTAGACACATGGCGCTATGCATCTGCTGTACATCCGTTTGAACTTCACCAAACAGACAAAACAACTTTGATTTATAGGAAGAAATA is a window encoding:
- a CDS encoding carbohydrate ABC transporter permease, whose translation is MRKKPVSKVEIRSFNKPVNLFFNVLIAVFALSCVLPFLFVVAISLSNETALAAHGYSFWPKELSIFGYTYLFDQMQDKIFQALFVTVLVTLVGTLINSTATSLYAYVISRSNFPFRRFFTVFCLITMLFSPGMVANYLVMTNLLQLKDTIWALILPMAVSPFNIIVMRTFFKRSVSESIIESARIDGASEMRIFIQIVLPLAVPGIATISLFAALGYWNDWFNALLYIQKDSLVPLQYLLMKIQNNIQYLTQNAGASSQLSGGMAAIPGESARMAIVVISTLPIAISYPFFQKYFVKGLTIGGVKE
- a CDS encoding ABC transporter permease, with protein sequence MKKKSKSALFFNNVWRYKALILMAIPAMVWMIFFFYIPVLTNVVAFKDFHISPDGFIASLKESPWVGLENFKFLFSSNDAFLITKNTVLYNVTFIVLNLVISVFFAIVMSELRNKRLVKVYQTMSLLPYFLSWVIIGYFVYAFLSPDKGIFNQWISSRGGTPINWYSEPKFWPFILVFIGTWKGIGYNSIIYFASVMGIDPTYYEAAMVDGASKWQQIKNVTIPQLLPLMTIMTILAVGNIFRADFGLFYNVPRNSGSLYQVTSVLDTYIFNGLTATGDIGMTAAAGLYQSTVGFVLLMVTNGIVRRFDNDSALF
- a CDS encoding BspA family leucine-rich repeat surface protein, with translation MKKRGWLLGLVLLFPLTSYAEEPQIPIEGTVDTLKQEVLAKPQLRTDNVGKSSLFTKEEIQKLQAFQDEYWAIRNNDVTAGKFKVAPIIGPDQYTLGEFNPNTLDNATAYVNLLRKSAGMVPVKWTKERVEIAQYGAVGVAGTRQLTHNLDQFEKPKGMTDDFWQNAVSAARYSNLGKYGFRRDDIDSVPSLPLNTVTDAYMYEPGAGNFQVGHRTVILNPYYQTVGFGFAELKIPQEKTVEFSEALYAQGDGSNTVTKDHIATWPTNQTFPLQYVGNDFRWSLHFYNEGYGFNREQLKVTLTQDNSGKTWTFTDQQSDGEYTVTSIWGYNSVIFAPKDINYQEGDSFTVKVDGLTGTKSSYQYQTKLYDLTKKYEVEQVKGTYGTAPWTWDEDTQTLTFSAGEFPETGWNNNIQRHIENHSLLKGKKIKKINFSQDVTLSSVSAFLFESLSELEEIEGTQHLKTDKVTNMSRMFSRTKLKSLDLSSWNVENVGDMNGLFRSTDSLKQVKLANWNTKNVKNMDQVFYSMQVLESLDIANWNTENVTSMNEMFAYSNSLTSLELSNWNTKNVTTMRGMFARMSALKSVGVANWDTSKVNDMAVMFNENYALEQIDVSKWDTKNVENTGSMFSDNRSLKSLDLSNWDTRNNRIMGYMFKGTKNLDTLTLGQSTRLHKTGLLEKKDAPHSGKWVHENGQKYYLSSKDLETTYDGSHAGTYTREKGELKRFGTVSWTWDEPTQTVTFKSGEFPESSWGYNIQRQVEWNAALNGKKIKKINFKQDVTLAKVSAFLFEGLSELEEIEGTQHLKTDKVTNMSRMFSLTKLKSLDLSSWNVENVVDMNGLFLSSTLLQQVKLANWNTKSVTNMAQVFSGLQALESLDIANWNTENVTSMHEMFLGSNSLTSLELSNWNTKNVTTMRNMFSRMSALKSVGVTNWDTSKVNDMAQMFHENYALEQIDVANWNTSNVKNMGGMFRDNRSLKSLDLSNWDTRNNNIMNAMFYGTDSLDTLTLNEAFRFKDTRLPEKQNRQYTGRWIHENGQHSYLNSKEFQTNYDGSTYGTYTREIVK
- a CDS encoding class I SAM-dependent methyltransferase — its product is MNNHYYTENPDLPHDLEQWSFELRGKKFQFLTDSGVFSRNTVDFGSRVLIDAFEWENLPEGKLLDVGCGYGPIGLTLASLSGRTVEMIDVNQRAVALAQENAKKNHVENVDIHTSNIYADTHEQQYAAIISNPPIRAGKKVVHEILSEAYPRLLVDGTLTVVIQKKQGAPSAEKKMTEVFGNVEIVTKDKGYYILKSVKEA
- a CDS encoding GDSL-type esterase/lipase family protein gives rise to the protein MKKIVLFGDSITAGYGEEVITPILQNLITEDLAAQHYEEVMIVNAGMPGDTTQDAMKRLEKEVLVEKADIVTIFFGANDTNSDNLVPLEKYAENIEAMIAKIGKEKVILLTPPYVDCARKPTRDDDRIREYVERVKVIGARYEIPVIDVYKAMVVYPGTDEFLQADGLHFSRTGYDLLAALIVREIKGRLMTKENS
- a CDS encoding YiiX/YebB-like N1pC/P60 family cysteine hydrolase, which translates into the protein MKKRNWLFVGTVILSTHIFSATQVLAVEDSEISTTSEVNNLNDLNSIFPESEQWEEDMKNEANNAPVEIDPKAVGRARAGSWSWRDGVICITDSYASSPLFNNGHAGIMGASRWYTTVEANPNDGVQFKSGDWPSRFGGQVWQVGVKSTSVAQDKKAALWAEKQVGKKYNNNFLNRGTRSTFYCSQLVWAAYKDTANVDLDTWRYASAVHPFELHQTDKTTLIYRKK